A window from Culex pipiens pallens isolate TS chromosome 3, TS_CPP_V2, whole genome shotgun sequence encodes these proteins:
- the LOC120419720 gene encoding uncharacterized protein LOC120419720 isoform X1, with amino-acid sequence MFVMLSVRTTATVRERPAETVKKAININQLFKNINSRKTPKCLRRKQPKKASGSDATLNNAKSLDRRNSNGKGASESDSSSSSSSSSSSSSNSSDQKNQQRDKNSYQRHRQPKPTDKPLIQIVTPTATTTIAGPTSTQHPLGRLVKIPEEDPRKLSTTESVSSTEKQDNQSGTNQPNQRPEQWQQQQQNQTQLESQEEQQPKTKFLLPELNNFRKPPTVQVPVATILNDLSPVPAPAKVTNKISNSNPMSPMNPAGLQSNSPDVKAMRYYRLWIYTCNAVLLMAVIVFCGVAGKILLSDYKRLLVNGLSLTQPSFIYAYLALLVQSGFLQLIGCLGALRLSEKLLNAYWLLLLVLLIGDAMLGIFWMFKFDKVMQELQPMLRSRLVHEYGNSIELTDLWDRLQNEGRCCGVSGPQDFPMHVNRTYPDSCCAADIAEQFSISRRPLASAVVFRSDLVDDLVLDDVTAGRNFSDISDAWSLITAPSSTSSVSSSISSSSAGSTSSALGGAGSSSLSSGISNSVSGSGNSGGLRSSSASVSSSSTVSGGDSGNVRTVTTCRAVYPQGCADRIASWLRHTADILFVLGYCVIAFLKLSFLGILRYEIKEMIQKIKLLQTEMAGSILNGVECDQSQMQQFTLLQQVTSTSVNGGIHAEPKVGNRDRERTRIEAAESERESLLNTTQQDATPKVLKHKQLYTCINEQQHPCGGGGTGSGGLGVGAAGGCESDTNSNCALLVEESNAAMMASSGAGAATKTINGNNNYELSEFDDKAHTYRLLNAPTVTRI; translated from the exons ATGTTTGTGATGCTGTCAGTTCGCACAACAGCCACCGTTCGTGAACGGCCAGCCGAGACGGTCAAGAAGGCAATCAACATAAACCAGCTCTTCAAGAACATCAACAGCCGAAAGACGCCCAAGTGTCTGCGGCGGAAGCAACCGAAGAAAGCCTCCGGTTCCGACGCGACCTTGAACAACGCGAAATCGCTTGACCGCCGTAACAGCAACGGCAAGGGCGCCAGCGAAAgtgacagcagcagtagcagtagcagcagcagcagtagcagtagTAACAGCAGCGACCAGAAGAACCAACAGCGAGACAAGAACAGCTATCAAAGGCACCGTCAACCGAAGCCAACCGATAAACCGTTGATCCAGATCGTCACACCGACGGCCACGACTACGATTGCGGGCCCAACCAGCACACAGCATCCGTTGGGCCGGCTTGTGAAAATTCCGGAAGAAGATCCGCGAAAGCTCAGCACTACCGAGTCGGTGTCTTCGACGGAGAAGCAGGACAACCAGAGCGGTACGAACCAACCGAACCAACGGCCAGAACAGtggcaacagcagcaacaaaacCAAACACAGCTAGAATCACAAGAGGAGCAACAACCAAAGACCAAGTTTCTTCTGCCAGAGTTGAACAACTTCCGGAAACCACCGACTGTGCAG GTACCAGTGGCAACCATTCTGAACGACCTTAGCCCCGTGCCTGCGCCAGCAAAAGTCACGAATAAAATCTCCAACTCGAACCCTATGAGTCCTATGAACCCCGCCGGGCTACAAAGTAACTCGCCGGACGTTAAGGCCATGCG GTACTACAGATTGTGGATCTACACGTGCAACGCTGTGCTCTTGATGGCGGTAATTGTATTCTGTGGCGTTGCGGGCAAAATTCTACTCTCCGACTACAAGCGACTGCTGGTGAACGGGCTCAGCCTGACGCAACCGAGCTTCATCTACGCGTACCTAGCGCTGCTGGTGCAATCAG GTTTCTTACAACTGATAGGGTGTCTTGGTGCCTTACGACTATCGGAGAAATTGTTAAACGCTTACTGGTTGCTTTTACTCGTATTGTTAATAGGGGACGCAATGTTGGGCATTTTTTGGATGTTCAAATTCGACAAGGTGATGCAAGAGCTGCAGCCCATGCTGAG ATCTCGTCTAGTCCATGAATATGGAAATTCAATCGAATTAACAGATCTCTGGGATCGGCTGCAAAACGAGGGACGATGCTGTGGCGTATCTGGACCACAA GATTTTCCGATGCACGTGAACCGAACCTACCCGGACTCGTGCTGCGCCGCGGACATTGCCGAGCAGTTCAGCATATCGAGGAGGCCGCTCGCGTCCGCCGTCGTGTTCCGCAGCGACCTGGTGGACGACCTGGTGCTGGACGACGTGACGGCCGGTCGCAACTTTAGTGATATCAGCGACGCGTGGAGTCTCATCACGGCGCCGAGTAGCACGAGCAGCGTTAGCAGCAGCATTAGTAGCAGTAGTGCTGGTAGTACCAGCAGCGCCCTCGGAGGAGCGGGGAGTAGTAGCCTAAGTTCCGGTATCAGTAATAGCGTTAGTGGTAGCGGTAACAGTGGAGGGCTGAGGAGTAGCAGCGCCagtgtcagcagcagcagcacggtCAGCGGGGGTGACAGCGGAAACGTCAGGACGGTCACCACGTGTCGGGCGGTGTACCCACAG GGTTGCGCCGACCGGATCGCGTCCTGGCTGCGCCACACCGCGGACATTCTGTTCGTGCTGGGCTACTGCGTGATCGCGTTCCTGAAGCTGAGCTTCCTCGGCATCCTGCGGTACGAGATCAAGGAGATGATCCAGAAGATCAAGCTGCTGCAAACCGAAATGGCCGGCTCGATCCTGAACGGCGTCGAGTGCGACCAGTCCCAGATGCAGCAG TTTACCTTGTTGCAGCAAGTGACGAGCACGTCCGTCAACGGTGGAATCCACGCGGAACCCAAGGTCGGCAACCGGGACCGCGAACGGACGCGGATAGAGGCCGCCGAAAGTGAGCGGGAATCGCTGCTGAACACCACCCAGCAGGACGCCACCCCGAAGGTCCTGAAGCACAAACAGCTGTACACGTGCATCAACGAGCAGCAGCATCCTTGCGGGGGTGGGGGAACGGGGAGTGGTGGGCTGGGGGTGGGGGCGGCAGGGGGCTGCGAGTCGGACACCAACTCGAACTGTGCCCTGCTGGTGGAGGAAAGCAACGCGGCGATGATGGCTTCCAGCGGGGCGGGGGCGGCGACCAAGACAATAAACGGCAACAACAACTACGAACTGAGCGAGTTCGACGACAAGGCGCACACCTACAG GCTCCTCAACGCACCGACGGTGACCCGGATCTGA
- the LOC120419720 gene encoding uncharacterized protein LOC120419720 isoform X2 has protein sequence MFVMLSVRTTATVRERPAETVKKAININQLFKNINSRKTPKCLRRKQPKKASGSDATLNNAKSLDRRNSNGKGASESDSSSSSSSSSSSSSNSSDQKNQQRDKNSYQRHRQPKPTDKPLIQIVTPTATTTIAGPTSTQHPLGRLVKIPEEDPRKLSTTESVSSTEKQDNQSGTNQPNQRPEQWQQQQQNQTQLESQEEQQPKTKFLLPELNNFRKPPTVQVPVATILNDLSPVPAPAKVTNKISNSNPMSPMNPAGLQSNSPDVKAMRYYRLWIYTCNAVLLMAVIVFCGVAGKILLSDYKRLLVNGLSLTQPSFIYAYLALLVQSGFLQLIGCLGALRLSEKLLNAYWLLLLVLLIGDAMLGIFWMFKFDKVMQELQPMLRSRLVHEYGNSIELTDLWDRLQNEGRCCGVSGPQDFPMHVNRTYPDSCCAADIAEQFSISRRPLASAVVFRSDLVDDLVLDDVTAGRNFSDISDAWSLITAPSSTSSVSSSISSSSAGSTSSALGGAGSSSLSSGISNSVSGSGNSGGLRSSSASVSSSSTVSGGDSGNVRTVTTCRAVYPQGCADRIASWLRHTADILFVLGYCVIAFLKLSFLGILRYEIKEMIQKIKLLQTEMAGSILNGVECDQSQMQQQVTSTSVNGGIHAEPKVGNRDRERTRIEAAESERESLLNTTQQDATPKVLKHKQLYTCINEQQHPCGGGGTGSGGLGVGAAGGCESDTNSNCALLVEESNAAMMASSGAGAATKTINGNNNYELSEFDDKAHTYRLLNAPTVTRI, from the exons ATGTTTGTGATGCTGTCAGTTCGCACAACAGCCACCGTTCGTGAACGGCCAGCCGAGACGGTCAAGAAGGCAATCAACATAAACCAGCTCTTCAAGAACATCAACAGCCGAAAGACGCCCAAGTGTCTGCGGCGGAAGCAACCGAAGAAAGCCTCCGGTTCCGACGCGACCTTGAACAACGCGAAATCGCTTGACCGCCGTAACAGCAACGGCAAGGGCGCCAGCGAAAgtgacagcagcagtagcagtagcagcagcagcagtagcagtagTAACAGCAGCGACCAGAAGAACCAACAGCGAGACAAGAACAGCTATCAAAGGCACCGTCAACCGAAGCCAACCGATAAACCGTTGATCCAGATCGTCACACCGACGGCCACGACTACGATTGCGGGCCCAACCAGCACACAGCATCCGTTGGGCCGGCTTGTGAAAATTCCGGAAGAAGATCCGCGAAAGCTCAGCACTACCGAGTCGGTGTCTTCGACGGAGAAGCAGGACAACCAGAGCGGTACGAACCAACCGAACCAACGGCCAGAACAGtggcaacagcagcaacaaaacCAAACACAGCTAGAATCACAAGAGGAGCAACAACCAAAGACCAAGTTTCTTCTGCCAGAGTTGAACAACTTCCGGAAACCACCGACTGTGCAG GTACCAGTGGCAACCATTCTGAACGACCTTAGCCCCGTGCCTGCGCCAGCAAAAGTCACGAATAAAATCTCCAACTCGAACCCTATGAGTCCTATGAACCCCGCCGGGCTACAAAGTAACTCGCCGGACGTTAAGGCCATGCG GTACTACAGATTGTGGATCTACACGTGCAACGCTGTGCTCTTGATGGCGGTAATTGTATTCTGTGGCGTTGCGGGCAAAATTCTACTCTCCGACTACAAGCGACTGCTGGTGAACGGGCTCAGCCTGACGCAACCGAGCTTCATCTACGCGTACCTAGCGCTGCTGGTGCAATCAG GTTTCTTACAACTGATAGGGTGTCTTGGTGCCTTACGACTATCGGAGAAATTGTTAAACGCTTACTGGTTGCTTTTACTCGTATTGTTAATAGGGGACGCAATGTTGGGCATTTTTTGGATGTTCAAATTCGACAAGGTGATGCAAGAGCTGCAGCCCATGCTGAG ATCTCGTCTAGTCCATGAATATGGAAATTCAATCGAATTAACAGATCTCTGGGATCGGCTGCAAAACGAGGGACGATGCTGTGGCGTATCTGGACCACAA GATTTTCCGATGCACGTGAACCGAACCTACCCGGACTCGTGCTGCGCCGCGGACATTGCCGAGCAGTTCAGCATATCGAGGAGGCCGCTCGCGTCCGCCGTCGTGTTCCGCAGCGACCTGGTGGACGACCTGGTGCTGGACGACGTGACGGCCGGTCGCAACTTTAGTGATATCAGCGACGCGTGGAGTCTCATCACGGCGCCGAGTAGCACGAGCAGCGTTAGCAGCAGCATTAGTAGCAGTAGTGCTGGTAGTACCAGCAGCGCCCTCGGAGGAGCGGGGAGTAGTAGCCTAAGTTCCGGTATCAGTAATAGCGTTAGTGGTAGCGGTAACAGTGGAGGGCTGAGGAGTAGCAGCGCCagtgtcagcagcagcagcacggtCAGCGGGGGTGACAGCGGAAACGTCAGGACGGTCACCACGTGTCGGGCGGTGTACCCACAG GGTTGCGCCGACCGGATCGCGTCCTGGCTGCGCCACACCGCGGACATTCTGTTCGTGCTGGGCTACTGCGTGATCGCGTTCCTGAAGCTGAGCTTCCTCGGCATCCTGCGGTACGAGATCAAGGAGATGATCCAGAAGATCAAGCTGCTGCAAACCGAAATGGCCGGCTCGATCCTGAACGGCGTCGAGTGCGACCAGTCCCAGATGCAGCAG CAAGTGACGAGCACGTCCGTCAACGGTGGAATCCACGCGGAACCCAAGGTCGGCAACCGGGACCGCGAACGGACGCGGATAGAGGCCGCCGAAAGTGAGCGGGAATCGCTGCTGAACACCACCCAGCAGGACGCCACCCCGAAGGTCCTGAAGCACAAACAGCTGTACACGTGCATCAACGAGCAGCAGCATCCTTGCGGGGGTGGGGGAACGGGGAGTGGTGGGCTGGGGGTGGGGGCGGCAGGGGGCTGCGAGTCGGACACCAACTCGAACTGTGCCCTGCTGGTGGAGGAAAGCAACGCGGCGATGATGGCTTCCAGCGGGGCGGGGGCGGCGACCAAGACAATAAACGGCAACAACAACTACGAACTGAGCGAGTTCGACGACAAGGCGCACACCTACAG GCTCCTCAACGCACCGACGGTGACCCGGATCTGA